One Cellulomonas sp. WB94 genomic window, TGATCGCGTTCCTCGACGGCGCGCCGCACTGGCTCGCCTCCAGCTCGGTCCCGCTGCGGCTCGAGGCGGACGCCCAGCTGGTCCGGGTTCTTGGCGCGATCCCGCCCGGCTCGTCGGTCGAGCTGCGCACCGTGACCACAGCCGTGACGCAGTACCGGCTCGTCGCCATCCCCGTCGCCGTCACGGGTGACCCGCACACCGGCCTGTTCGTCGTGGCGGTCGACCGAGGCGCGGAGGTCGCGCGCCTGACGGCGACGTACGCGACGTACGCGATCGTGACGATCGGCTCGCTGCTGATCATCGCCGTCGTCGCCTGGCTCGTCGTCGGGCGCCTGCTCAGCCCGGTACGACTGCTCCGCGACACCGCCCGGCAGATCACGGAGTCGGACCTGTCCGAGCGGATCCCGGTCACGGGGAAGGACGACCTGTCGGACCTCGCCCGGACCGTCAACGACATGCTCGACCGCCTCCAGAGCGCCTTCGGCTCGCAGCGCGAGCTCCTCGACGACGTCGGGCACGAGCTTCGTACGCCCTTGACGATCGTGCGTGGGCACCTCGAGCTGCTCGACCCGGACGATCCGGACGACGTGCGGGCCACCCAGGCGCTCGCGCTCGACGAGCTGGACCGCATGCGCAGGCTCGTCGACGACCTCGTGACGCTCGCCACCGCCGACCGCCCCGACTTCGTCCGCCCCGCACCGACCGATGTCGGACGACTGACCGACGACGTGCTCGACAAGGCGCGCGGGCTCGGCCGGCGCCGGTGGCAGGTCGCCGCGCGGGCCGACGCGACGGTGAACGTCGACTCGCAGCGGATCACGCAGGCGTGGCTGCAGCTCCTCGCGAACGCGGTGCGGTTCTCCGCCGAGGGCACCACGATCCGCATCGGCAGCGAGGTGACGGGCGAACGCGTGCTGTTCTGGGTGCGCGACGAAGGTCCCGGCGTCCCGGCCGGCGAGGTGGACGCCATCTTCGAGCGGTTCCAGCGCGGACGCGCGGATCGGACCCGGCGCCGGGCCGACGGTGGCGTCGGGCTCGGGCTCCCGATCGTTGCGGCGATCGCCGCGGCACACCATGGCACGGTCCGTGTCGAGGAGCCGCCCCCCGCCTCGGGCACCGGGGCCGTCTTCGTTCTCGACCTGCCAGCCGTCGGGCTCGCGCTCGGCGGTCGATTCACCGACATCGAGCTGCAGGAGCAGATATGACACAGATCCTCATCGCCGAGGACGAGGAGCGCATCGCCGCGTTCATCGCCAAGGGCCTGCATGGCGCGGGCTTCGAGACGACGGCTGTCCCCACCGGTGGGGAGGCGCTCGCGCTCGCCCGGACCGGCGACTACGCGCTGCTGATCCTCGATCTCGGCCTGGCCGACATGGACGGGTTCGAGGTGCTGCGCCGGCTCAGAGAGGCCGGCGACCAGATCCCCGTCCTCATCCTCACCGCGCGCAGCTCCGTCACGGACACGGTGGCGGGGCTCGAGCAGGGTGCCGATGACTACATGGCCAAGCCGTTCCGCTTCGAGGAGCTCCTCGCCCGCGTGCGGCTCCGGCTGCGACCACCGCCGGGCGCAGACGAGGTCACGACCCTCGCGCACGGCGCCCTCGAGCTCGACCTCCAGACGCGGCGGATGCGGGTGGGCAACCGCGAGGTCGACCTGTCGGCTCGCGAGTTCGCGCTCGCTGAGACGTTCCTGCGGCATCCCGGCCACGTCCTGAGACGCGAGCAGCTGCTGTCGCTCGTGTGGGGGTACGACTTCGACCCGGGGTCCAACATCGTCGACGTCTACGTGCGGTACCTGCGCAAGAAGCTCGGCGCGGAGCACTTCGACACCGTCCGGGGGGTCGGCTACCGCCTCGTCGACGCCACGGCGCAGCCGGCGCAGTCCGACGACTGACCGCGGCCGCGCGGGAGTCTCGGCGGACGCACACCGCCTGGCACACTGACGGCGTGCGTGACGTGGCTCTTCTCCCCAAGGCGCACCTTCACCTGCACTTCACCGGGTCCATGCGCGTGCCGACCCTGGCGGCGCTCGCGGCCGCGCGCGGGGTGCGGCTCCCGCCGGCGCTGCTCGACGGCGACCCGCTGCGAGTTCCGGCGGACGAGCGCGGCTGGTTCCGGTTCCAGCGGCTCTACGACGCGGCGCGCGCGTGCGTGCGGAGCGAGGACGACCTGCGCCGCATCGTCGCGGAGGCCGCCGCCGACGACGCCGCCGAGGGGTCGGGGCGCCTCGAGATCCAGGTCGACCCGACGTCCTACGCGCCCTACGTCGGAGGCATCACCCCGGCGCTCGAGATCGTGCTCGACGCGGCACGCACGGCGAGCGAGGCCAGCGCGATCGAGGTCGGCGTCATCGTCGCGGCGTCCCGGATGCGGCACCCGCTCGAGGCGCGGACCCTGGCGCGGCTCGCGGCGGCACACGCAGGCGACGGGCCGGGCCAGGTCGTCGGGTTCGGGCTGAGCAACGACGAGCGCCGCGGCGAGACGTCCGAGTTCGCGGCGGCGTTCGCGGTCGCCCGGCGGGCGGGGCTCACTCTGGTGCCGCACGGCGGCGAGCTGCTCGGACCGGCTCACATCGACGTGGTGCTCGACCACCTCGCACCGGACCGCCTCGGCCACGGCGTCCGCGCCGCTGAGGACCCCGCGGTCCTCGCGCGCATCGTCGAACGGGGTGTCGCGCTCGAGGTCTGCCCTGCCTCCAACGTCTCGCTCGGCGTGTACCGACGCGCGTCGGACGTCCCGCTCCGCGTGCTCGTCGAGGCCGGCGCGACGGTCGCCCTCGGCGCCGACGACCCGCTGCTGTTCGGCTCGCGGCTCGTCGCGCAGTACGAGGCCGCTCGGGACGTGCACGGGTTCGACGACGTCGAGCTCGCCGACCTGGCGCGCGGGTCGATCCGGGCGAGCCGGGCCTCGGACGGGACGCGGGCCCGTCTGCTCGCAGGCGTGGACGCCTGGCTGGCCGCGCCGGCCTGACGCGACCGAGGGGCGACCGGCTGCTCAGGGTGAGCGTCGCCTCGACGACTTGACACCCCGGCGACGAGGCGATTGTATCAATGTACTAACTCATTGATCGGAGCCTGTCATGTCGGTGCCCATCGTCGCCCTGCTCGCGCTGCTCCCGCTCGCCCTCGCGGTCGCGGTCGCCGTCGTCGTGATCGGGCTGGCCCACCGGCTGAGCGCGCGCGAACGGACCGCCTCCCCCGGCTCCGCCCTCGTGGCCGCGCGGCGGCACGCCGGCGGCATCGACGCGCTGGCCTGGGTCGGTCTCGTCGCGGCGCTCGTCGTGATCCAGGCGTTCACCCCCTCCCTCACCAGCGGGCTCGGCACGGGCGTGCTCTTCGGACTGACGCCCGCCCTGGCGGGGGCGACCTTCCTGGCCGTGCAGTCCGTCGGCGAGCTCACGTGGCCGCGCCCGAGCGGCTCGGTGCGGCGGGCGCCGCTCACCCCGCGGACCGTGCGCGACATCGCGCCCGTCGGGCTGCGTCGCCTCACCTGGGGGTGGGCCGGAGGTCTCGCCCTGGCCCTCGTCGCGTGCGGGCTCTCCTCCGGCAACGGTCGCGACATCGCGCGCGTGTGGGACGCCTCGTCGTCGGGTGCCGCCGGTCCGTTCCCCGGCTGGTTCTACGGGGGACCGCTCGTCGTGGCGACTGCCGTCCTCGTGGTGGTGCCCGAGGTCGTCCTCCGGCTCGTCGCGCGACGCCCGGCCGTGGTGGACACCGCGCCCGCCGACGACCTCGCGCTACGCGCGCTGTCATCCCTGCGCGTCCTGCGGGGCGCCCAGCTGGTGCTCGCGTGGACCCTCGCCGGTGTCCTCCTCGTCGCCGGGAGCGCGCTGCGCAACGTCGGGACCATCGAGGTCGACGGGGTCGTCCGCACGAGCGTCGGCCTCGTCGCCGGCGGCACGACCCTGCTGGTCCTCGGCCTCGCGGTCGCGCTCGCCGGACCGGCAACGATCCTGATGACCGCGATGACCGCGCCGGCTCGCAGCGCCGCACCGGTGGGCCGCGCGCTGCACGCGGCGAGCGGTCCGGTCGGATCATGAGCCTGCTGCTCGAGGTCGACCTCGCGTCGAGCGTCCCCGTGTTCGAGCAGATCCGCCTGCAGGTGGTCGCCCACGTCGCAGCCGGGCGGCTCACGCCCGGTGACCACCTGCCCACGATCCGCGCGCTCGCGACCGACCTCGGGGTCGCCGCGGGGACCGTCGCACGCGCCTACCGCGAGCTCGAGACTGCCGGCGTCGTCACGACCCGGCGCCGGGCCGGCACGACGGTGGCCTCCGGCGTCGCGTCGGCCGATGCGGCAGGTCAGCAGGCCGCACGGCTGTTCGTCGACACGGCACGGGCCGCTGGACTGACCGACGAGACGGCCCTCGCGCTCGTCCGCGGCGCCCTCATGCGGAGCGGGCCGGTCCCCGACGCTCAGGTGCCTCGCGAGAGCCCGACGGGGTCGACGACCCAGGCCTCCTCGAGGAACGCCACGAACCCGATGACCGCCGGCGCCGCCACGCCGTAGCCCGCGTCCTCGGACAGCAGCACCTGCTCGACGCCGACGAGCGCGCCCGTGGCCGGATCGATGAGCAGGATGGTGCGCACCGGGGCCTTCACGTCCACGGCCGTCGTCAGGGCGACGTCGTCGCGCCCGGCCCGGTCGGTGACATGGCCGAGGGTGACGATCGTCGGGTCAGCGGCGAGCAGCGACCACAGCACCGCGTCGACCTGGCCATCGACGACCGCGTCGTCATGGATCCGCGCGACCCCGTCGAGCAGGCACGGGGCGGCCGGCTGGTCCGGCGTGACGCAGCCCGCACGCTCGAGGAGCGTCGCGCGCAGCGCGTCGGGCCCGAGCGTCGCCAGAGCCGCGACATCGGGAGCGCGGCTCGAGCCGGGACCGAACTGCTCGATCCCCACCCCCAGGTCGCCGTCGGCCGGCTGCCCTGCCGGGGGCAGCGTGAACGTCCCGTTGAGCAGGAGGGGCTGGCCCGACTGCGACGACCGGCGCAGCGTGCCGTCCGGCGAGACCCAGGTCAGGACCGCGCTCGGGACCACAGCGGCGCCGCTCTCGTCACCGCCCTGCACCGAGACGAAGGTCCACCGCTCCGAGCGCACGTACTGCACGTCGCCCGAGCGGGTGGCCTCGACGCGCTCGGCGGCCACGGTCGCGAGCCCGGTCAGCACCGGGGCCGCAGCGGCGCCGACGGCAGTCGCGATGTCCCCGTCCGCCACGAGGTCGTAGCGCAGCGGGGGCGGCATCGTGGCGACGGCGGCCGGGGTCGCGGGGTTCACGACGATCCCGATCGCGACGAGGATGCACGCGGCCATCGCACCCAGCCCGATCCGGCGCTGGTTGCGGTACCGAGCGGTTCCCCCGTTCGCCGCCGCGCGCACGTCGCCGGGGATCCGCGCCGACGCCGCGTCCGGTGGCGTCGCGACGATCCGCGCGAGAGCCCGCTGCCCGGCCGCACGCTCGTCGGAGCCCTCGACGACGCGCTCGGGGACGGGGTTCGTCCCGTCCAGCAGGTGCCGGACCCTCAGCAGCTCGGCGTCGTTCATCGGCGCGGCGGAACTGCCGGGAGACCCCGGCCGTCGGTGTCGGGACCGCGCGGGCTGCTGCTCGCCGCGTCGCCCACGCTTGACGCGTCGATGCCGCCATCGTCGGCCTCCGGGTGGCCGGCGCGCATGAGCAGCTCGAGCCGGCGTCGCGCCCGGTGCAGCCGCATGGCCGCGGCGGTCGTCGAGCAGCCCAGGACGCGGGACAGCCCCGTCAGGTCGAGGCCGTCCCACGCGACGAGCTGGAGGATCTCCTGGTCGCGGGGAGCGAGCCGGCGCATGGCGGTCGAGGCGGCGATGCGGTCGACGACGATCGACGCGGGGTCGAGCTCGACCATCGGGACGCCCGCGGCGAGCCCGGCGCGGATCCGGACATCGAGATGGGCAGCCCGCATGCGGGCGCGCTGCGAGTTCGCGAGGAGGTTGCGGGCGACGACGATCAGCCAGGCGCACCGGCCGTCGCGATCGGCCGGCAGGACGTCACCCCGGTGCCACGCGATCGTGAGCGTCTGCGCGGCGATGTCCTCGGCGACGTGCCAGTCCGTGCGGCGCGCCGCATAGCCGAGCACGACGGGGTAGAGGTCGGCGAACATCGCTGCGAACTGCTCTTCGTCCACGCCCCGCCTCCCCGTCGCGTCGAGTCTAGGGGGCGGGGTCCGCACAGCACCCGGGGCCGGCCGAGGGGACATGGGGTCGCTAGCAGCTCGTCGTCGTGGTGCTCTGGTACAGCGACCGGGCAGCACTCAACCAGCCCGACACCGACTGGTTGGACGTCCCCGGCGGGGCGCACGTGCTGTGTCCGCCACCGCCGACCGTCTCGTAGAACGTCGCGCGCTTCTCGTACCGGTTCGTGTACGAGCCGATCGGGAACGACGGCAGCGGGATGTACTGCCCCGGCAGCCTGTACTGCACCAGGGTTCCCGCGTAGAACGGCGAGCTCCAGACGCACGTGTAGCCCCAGCGGCAGTCGCTGATCGACAGCGTCCCGACCTCGGCGGTCGTGACGAGGACGGCACCGTCGCGCTGGCTGGTCGTGGTGACGACCCTGTCCACCGGCGGAGCGGTCGGGGACCCGACGTCGGCGGCGAACGACGGGGACGCGACGGCGAGCGTGGCGAGGCTCAGCGCCACCGACACCACGAGGGAGCGCCGGGTGGCCGAGGCGCGCGCGCCGATCCGCGAGAGGTGTCCCATACCTCGTCATGTCCGGCCGGGCCCGCGAATCACCGCGATCGGGTGTGACCTGCGCCACATCGGCCGGCGGAGCAGGGTGCGTCAGAGCGCGGTGCCGACCAGCACCGGCTCCGGCTCGAGCCTGATCCCGAACTGCGCCGACACGCCGTCCCGGATCGTGCGGGCGAGCGTCAGGACGTCCTGCGCACTCGCGCCGCCGCGGTTCGTGAGCGCGAGCGTGTGCTTCGTCGAGACCGCAGCAGGACCCGGCAGGCCGTACCCGCGACCGAAGCCGGCGCGCTCGATGAGCCAGGCCGCACTCGTCTTGACCGTGCCGTCGCCGGCCGGGTAGCGCGGTGCGTCGTCGGGAAGCAGCGCGGCGTCCGCCGAGGTCAGCAGCGGGTTGGTGAAGAACGAGCCCGCGCTCGAGGTGTCCGGGTCGGTCGGGTCCAGCACCATGCCCTTGCCCGCACGCAGCGCGAGGACCGCGGCGCGCACCTCAGCCAGGGGAGCCCGCTCCCCGACGGCGACATCGAGGGCCCTGGCCAGCTCGGCGTACGCGATCGGCGCGGAGAGCGGGCCGACGCGCAGCTGGAGGGTGAGGTCGAGCACCACGTAGCGCGGCGTCGGCGACCACGGCGAGCGCGGGTCGGAGGGGTCGACACGCATCGAGCGCTTGAGCAGCGAGGTGCGGTACGCGAACGCGAGCTCGCCGAACGCGAGCGTCCGCACCCGTCCGCGCGACCGGTCCCACGTCCGCACCGTCGCGATCGACTGGGCGACGTCCTGGCCGTAGGCGCCCACGTTCTGCACCGGGGTCGCACCGGTCGACCCGGGGATGCCCGACAGCGCCTCGACCCCGTAGAGCCGGGTGCCGACGGCATGCGCGACGACGTCGTCCCAGGGCGTCCCGGCGGGCACGGCGACCGTCACCCCTGCGCACGCCGAGTGGTCGGGGGTCGTCACGCCGGTCCGCAGGTCGCGCACGACGACACCGTCGAAACCCTCGTCCGACACGAGGACGTTCGAGCCGGCACCGAGCACGAGCAGCGGCTCGCCCGCGTCGTCGGCCGAGCGCACGACGTCGATGAGCTCGGCCTCGGTCGATGTCTCCACGTACCGCCCCGCCGGTCCGCCGACGCGCAGGGTCGTGAGCTGCGCGAGCGTCGGGGTCCGGGTCGAGGTCGTCACTGCGTCAGGTTAGCCCGCACCGGTGCGGCCGCCCTGATCACGCCGAGGCCGATGACCACCGGGATCGCGATCGCGAGCAGCGCATGGCGGTAGCCCACGTGCTGCGCGAGCATCCCCAGCAGCGGCGGTCCCGCGAGGAACGCCGAGTAGCCGATGGTCGAGACGACGCTCACGCGGGCCGCGGCTCGCAGCGGGTCGTCGCTCGCCGCGCTCATCCCGACGGGGAAGCCGAGCGCCGCACCCATCCCCCACAGCACGACGCCGACGAGGGCGAGCCCCATCATGTCCTCGCTGACCAGGGCGAACAGCAGGAGGCCGGCCAGCGCGAGGCCCGAGCACAGGCGCAGGACGACGACGCGGCCGTACCGGTCGAGCAGCCCGGTCCCGAGGAACCGCATCGCGGTCATCGCGGTCACGAACAGCCCGAACGTGAGCGCGCCGACGGCGTTGTCCGTGCCGAAGCCGTCGACGACCGCGAGCGCGACCCAGTCGTTGGCGGACCCCTCGGTCAGGGCCGCGGCCAGCACCACGAGCCCGATGAGCAGCGTGCGACCCTCGAACCAGGCGCCGAACGCGCGGCGCAGGCGACCCTCGGAGGGCGCGTGCAGGGTCGGCTCGCCCTCGTGCGACGGCGCGCCGTGGCCGGTCGGCGTCGGGAGGAACTGGCGTACGGCCCACACCACCCCGAGCGTGGTCAGGACGACCACGACGGGCAGGTGCACGACGACGGGTACCCGCAGCCACGCCGCGAGCGCCGCGACGCCCGCCGCAGCCGCCGTCCCGACCGAGAACCCCGCGTGGTACCGCGGCATGACCGTGCGGCCCAGGTGCTGCTCGACGATCGCGCCCTCGAGGTTCATCGCCGCGTCCCAGACCCCGGTCCCCACCCCGTACATCACGAGGCCGATCCCGACGACGACGACCTGCCCGGTCGCCACGCCGACGGACGCGACGGTGAGTCCCGACGCGTTGAGGATCGCGAAGCCCAGCACCGTCCGTGGGGCGCCGAGCCGGGTCACGAGCAGGCCCGAGAGCGGCAGCGCCAGCAACGAGCCGATCGAGCCGATGAGCAGCAGGACGCCGATCCGGCTCGGCGTCAGGCCGAGGCCGTCCCGCACCGCGGGCAGGCGCGCGGCCCAGCTCGAGAAGTTGAAGCCGTTGAGCACGAAGACGGCGAACACCGCGCGCGAGGCGGCCCGCAGCGCGGGATCGGTCGTTGTCCGGGACGACGCCCTGGCCGGTGCCGCGGTCATGGCCGGCCCGCCAGGCTCGGCACGGGTTCGGTCCGCGGCCGGGGCAGCGACAGGGGTAGCGGTTCTGCGGTCACGGCTGGCGAAGGGGTCACGGCGGTCTCACCTGTCGAGGAGGTCACGGTGGTCACGGAGCTCACGGTGGTCACAGCGTCGAGTGTGCCCTGTTCGGGGCGGCCGACCGAGCGTGCGAGCAGCACGCTGACGACCATCGCGCCGGTGATGAGCAGCAGCGCATGGCGGATCCCGATCGACTGCGCGACGAGGCCGAGCAGCGGGGGCGCCGCCAGCGAGGCGACCGACGAGAACGCGGAGATCACCGAGACGCGGGCTGCGGCGCGCATCGGGTCGTCCGACGCGGCAGCGATCCCGATCGGGAAGGCCAGTGCGGCACCGAAGCCCCAGGCCATCACACCGACAGCCGCGATCGGCAGGTTCGGTGCCAGGCCGAACAGCAGCAGGCCCGCCAGCGCGACGAGGCCCGAGACCCGCAGGACCGCTACGCGCCCGTGACGGTCGATGAGCCGCGTGCCGAACAGCCGCACGAGCGTCATCGACCCGATGAAGACCGCCAGGACCACGGCGCCGACCGCCTCCGCGCGCCCGAACCCGTCGACCACCGCGAGCGAGAGCCAGTTGTTGGCGGAGCCCTCCGAGAGCGCGGCCGCCATGATGACGGTGCCGATGAGCAGGGTCCGGGGCTCGCGCCACGCGTCGAGCGCTGAGGCGAGGCCCCGGCGGCGCACAGCGGTGCCCGCAGCGGAGGCGCCCGTGGCGGCGCGGTCCGGCGCGGCAACCTCCGACACGGCGAGGTCCTGCGCGGCGAGGTCCGACACGCCGAGGTCCGACACGCCGAGGTCCGGCGCGGCGAGGTCGGTCCGGCGCGGCGCCGCGACCGTGTCGAGGACGACGTGGGAGATCGAGCCGAGTCGCCAGGCGAGCGCGATCACGGCCGTCACACCGAACTGGACGGTCAGGGGCACTCCCCCGTGCGACGCGAGACCGCCGAGGCCCGAGCC contains:
- a CDS encoding ATP-binding protein, with translation MRRRRRHHRAAPAPRRARRHLTVRARVLSAVLLLAALAVLIAGAAASALQAQRTDARIDDSLRRAVDILRTDAASGPQPEKAQAEFTTVEDLLHDAVQRRGLTENEGVIAFLDGAPHWLASSSVPLRLEADAQLVRVLGAIPPGSSVELRTVTTAVTQYRLVAIPVAVTGDPHTGLFVVAVDRGAEVARLTATYATYAIVTIGSLLIIAVVAWLVVGRLLSPVRLLRDTARQITESDLSERIPVTGKDDLSDLARTVNDMLDRLQSAFGSQRELLDDVGHELRTPLTIVRGHLELLDPDDPDDVRATQALALDELDRMRRLVDDLVTLATADRPDFVRPAPTDVGRLTDDVLDKARGLGRRRWQVAARADATVNVDSQRITQAWLQLLANAVRFSAEGTTIRIGSEVTGERVLFWVRDEGPGVPAGEVDAIFERFQRGRADRTRRRADGGVGLGLPIVAAIAAAHHGTVRVEEPPPASGTGAVFVLDLPAVGLALGGRFTDIELQEQI
- a CDS encoding response regulator transcription factor; this translates as MTQILIAEDEERIAAFIAKGLHGAGFETTAVPTGGEALALARTGDYALLILDLGLADMDGFEVLRRLREAGDQIPVLILTARSSVTDTVAGLEQGADDYMAKPFRFEELLARVRLRLRPPPGADEVTTLAHGALELDLQTRRMRVGNREVDLSAREFALAETFLRHPGHVLRREQLLSLVWGYDFDPGSNIVDVYVRYLRKKLGAEHFDTVRGVGYRLVDATAQPAQSDD
- a CDS encoding adenosine deaminase — its product is MRDVALLPKAHLHLHFTGSMRVPTLAALAAARGVRLPPALLDGDPLRVPADERGWFRFQRLYDAARACVRSEDDLRRIVAEAAADDAAEGSGRLEIQVDPTSYAPYVGGITPALEIVLDAARTASEASAIEVGVIVAASRMRHPLEARTLARLAAAHAGDGPGQVVGFGLSNDERRGETSEFAAAFAVARRAGLTLVPHGGELLGPAHIDVVLDHLAPDRLGHGVRAAEDPAVLARIVERGVALEVCPASNVSLGVYRRASDVPLRVLVEAGATVALGADDPLLFGSRLVAQYEAARDVHGFDDVELADLARGSIRASRASDGTRARLLAGVDAWLAAPA
- a CDS encoding GntR family transcriptional regulator gives rise to the protein MSLLLEVDLASSVPVFEQIRLQVVAHVAAGRLTPGDHLPTIRALATDLGVAAGTVARAYRELETAGVVTTRRRAGTTVASGVASADAAGQQAARLFVDTARAAGLTDETALALVRGALMRSGPVPDAQVPRESPTGSTTQASSRNATNPMTAGAATP
- a CDS encoding sigma-70 family RNA polymerase sigma factor, whose translation is MDEEQFAAMFADLYPVVLGYAARRTDWHVAEDIAAQTLTIAWHRGDVLPADRDGRCAWLIVVARNLLANSQRARMRAAHLDVRIRAGLAAGVPMVELDPASIVVDRIAASTAMRRLAPRDQEILQLVAWDGLDLTGLSRVLGCSTTAAAMRLHRARRRLELLMRAGHPEADDGGIDASSVGDAASSSPRGPDTDGRGLPAVPPRR
- a CDS encoding peptidase inhibitor family I36 protein — encoded protein: MGHLSRIGARASATRRSLVVSVALSLATLAVASPSFAADVGSPTAPPVDRVVTTTSQRDGAVLVTTAEVGTLSISDCRWGYTCVWSSPFYAGTLVQYRLPGQYIPLPSFPIGSYTNRYEKRATFYETVGGGGHSTCAPPGTSNQSVSGWLSAARSLYQSTTTTSC
- a CDS encoding UDP-N-acetylmuramate dehydrogenase, with protein sequence MTTSTRTPTLAQLTTLRVGGPAGRYVETSTEAELIDVVRSADDAGEPLLVLGAGSNVLVSDEGFDGVVVRDLRTGVTTPDHSACAGVTVAVPAGTPWDDVVAHAVGTRLYGVEALSGIPGSTGATPVQNVGAYGQDVAQSIATVRTWDRSRGRVRTLAFGELAFAYRTSLLKRSMRVDPSDPRSPWSPTPRYVVLDLTLQLRVGPLSAPIAYAELARALDVAVGERAPLAEVRAAVLALRAGKGMVLDPTDPDTSSAGSFFTNPLLTSADAALLPDDAPRYPAGDGTVKTSAAWLIERAGFGRGYGLPGPAAVSTKHTLALTNRGGASAQDVLTLARTIRDGVSAQFGIRLEPEPVLVGTAL
- a CDS encoding MFS transporter, with the protein product MTAAPARASSRTTTDPALRAASRAVFAVFVLNGFNFSSWAARLPAVRDGLGLTPSRIGVLLLIGSIGSLLALPLSGLLVTRLGAPRTVLGFAILNASGLTVASVGVATGQVVVVGIGLVMYGVGTGVWDAAMNLEGAIVEQHLGRTVMPRYHAGFSVGTAAAAGVAALAAWLRVPVVVHLPVVVVLTTLGVVWAVRQFLPTPTGHGAPSHEGEPTLHAPSEGRLRRAFGAWFEGRTLLIGLVVLAAALTEGSANDWVALAVVDGFGTDNAVGALTFGLFVTAMTAMRFLGTGLLDRYGRVVVLRLCSGLALAGLLLFALVSEDMMGLALVGVVLWGMGAALGFPVGMSAASDDPLRAAARVSVVSTIGYSAFLAGPPLLGMLAQHVGYRHALLAIAIPVVIGLGVIRAAAPVRANLTQ
- a CDS encoding MFS transporter gives rise to the protein MSLGSSARTSGASRPVPTIAPTSTPDPLVARARLLLLGLFALNGLTFSSWLARLPTVRDELGLSTGQLGSVLLASSAGSLVMVVIAGTLVTRFGGRRVLLASTVGFTLAYAFMGIGPTAGSVAMLVVGVMLNGMSFALCNVPLNVETAAVERRMGRTMLPHFHAAFSIGAVVGSGLGGLASHGGVPLTVQFGVTAVIALAWRLGSISHVVLDTVAAPRRTDLAAPDLGVSDLGVSDLAAQDLAVSEVAAPDRAATGASAAGTAVRRRGLASALDAWREPRTLLIGTVIMAAALSEGSANNWLSLAVVDGFGRAEAVGAVVLAVFIGSMTLVRLFGTRLIDRHGRVAVLRVSGLVALAGLLLFGLAPNLPIAAVGVMAWGFGAALAFPIGIAAASDDPMRAAARVSVISAFSSVASLAAPPLLGLVAQSIGIRHALLLITGAMVVSVLLARSVGRPEQGTLDAVTTVSSVTTVTSSTGETAVTPSPAVTAEPLPLSLPRPRTEPVPSLAGRP